The Streptomyces hundungensis genome contains the following window.
ACCCCTCTCCACTCGGCTCGGACGACGGCGGGGACCGCCCTATCGCGAACTGTTGACTGTCGTCATTCAAACGATACGCTCCAGAGGCGACAAGGGGGCGATCCCGTATGGAGCTGAAGACCTCAGCGCACGCCGACACCTTTCCCCGCGACCACCTGCCGCCCACCGACCAGTGGCCGCACCTGGTGCTCGGACCGCCGGGGCCGCACTACCCGGACCGGCTCAACTGCGGGGCCGAACTCCTGGACGCCACCATTGACCGCTTCGGTGCGGACCGCCCCGCGTTCCGCACCGGCGAGGGCGAGATCTGGACCTACCGGGAGCTACGCGACCGGGTCGACAGGATCGCCCATGTCCTGACCGGTGAGCTCGGGGTCGTGCCCGGCAACCGCGTACTGCTGCGCGGCCCGACCACACCGTGGCTGGCCGCCTGCTGGCTGGCCGTGATGAAGGCGGGCGCGGTCGCCGTCACCGTTCTGGCCCAGCAGCGCGCCCATGAACTGGCCGTCATGTGTTCCATCGCGCGCATCAGCCACGCCCTGTGCGACGCCCGGGTCCTGGACGACCTGGAACGGGCCCAGGCGCCGGGTCTGCGCATCACCGCGTACGGCGGGGACGGGCCCGGCGACCTCCTGAACCGGATCGAAGGGGCGCCCGCCGGGCGGTACCCGGCCGTGGCCACCTCCGCGGACGACGTCGCCCTGATCGCGTTCACCTCCGGCACCACGGGCCGCCCCAAGGGGTGCATGCACTTCCATCGCGATGTCCTCGCCATCGCGGACACCTTCGCCGAGCAGATCCTCAAGCCGACGCCCGAGGACCTCTTCGCGGGCAGTCCCCCGCTCGGCTTCACCTTCGGGCTCGGCGGTCTCGTCATCTTCCCGCTGCGGGCCGGCGCCGCCTCCCTGTTGCTCGAACAGGCGGGCCCGCGCCAGTTGTTGCCCGCACTCGCCGAGCACCGCGCGACGGTCCTGTTCACCGCGCCGACCGCCTACCGGACCATGCTGGACGAGCTCGACGGCCACGATCTGAGCGCCCTGCGGCGCTGTGTGTCGGCCGGCGAGAACCTCCCGGCGGCGACCTGGCGGGCCTGGCGCGAGCGCACCGGCCTGCCCATCATCAACGGGATCGGCGCCACCGAACTCCTGCACATCTTCATCGCGGCCGCCGACGACGACATCCGGCCCGGCACCACCGGCCGGCCCGTCCCCGGCTGGCAGGCACGCGTCGTCGACGGCGAGGGACGGCCCGTCCCGGACGGCGAGCCCGGGCTGCTCGCCGTGCGCGGCCCGGTCGGCTGCCGCTATCTCGCCGACGAACGCCAACGCGCCTACGTACGCGACGGCTGGAACCTCACCGGTGACACCTATGTGCGGGAGAGCGACGGCTGGTTCCGGTACGTGGCCCGCGCCGACGACATGATCATCTCGGCGGGGTTCAACATCGCGGGCCCCGAGGTCGAGGACGCGCTGCTGCGCCACCCCGACGTCACGGAGGCCGCGGTGGTGGGCCGGCCCGACGAACGGCGCGGCCATGTCGTCGTCGCCTACTGCGTACTGAGACCGGGGGTGGCGCGCGAGGAGGGGACGGCGGCGCTGCTGCGCGACTTCGTGAAGGCGCGGCTCGTTCCGTACAAGTGCCCGCGCGAGATCGTCTTCCTCGACGCCCTGCCGCGCACCCCCACCGGCAAGCTCCAGCGCTTCCGGCTGCGGGAACTAGAGTGATCGCGTGGCCGAGTTGCACACCCCCCGATCCCTGATCGTCACCCTGTACGGCGCCTATGGGCGTGAGACCTCCGGCTCCCTGGCGGTGGCCGAACTGATCCGGCTGCTCGCGGCGGTCGGCGTCGACGCGCCCTCCGTGCGCTCGTCGGTGTCCCGGCTCAAACGGCGCGGGCTGCTGGAGGCACGGCCCACCGCGGCGGGCGCGGCGGGCTACGCCCTGTCGGCCGACGCCCGCCAGCTGCTGGACGACGGCGACCGGCGCATCTACGCCCATCCCGCTCCCCGGCCCCAGGACGGCTGGGTGCTCGCGGTGTTCTCCGTCCCGGAGTCGGAGCGCAGCAAGCGCCATGTGCTGCGCTCGCGCCTTGCGGGGCTCGGCTTCGGCACGGCGGCGCCCGGAGTGTGGCTCGCCCCGGCCCGGCTCCACGACGAGGCGCGGCACACTCTGGAGCGCCTCCAACTCGCGCCGTACGTCGAGCTGTTCAGGGGTGAGCACCTCGGGTTCGCCCCCACCGCCGAGGCCGTCGCCCGCTGGTGGGACCTGCCCGCCATCGCCAAGCAGCACGAGGACTTCCTCGACCGGCACGAACCGGTGCTGCGG
Protein-coding sequences here:
- a CDS encoding AMP-binding protein encodes the protein MELKTSAHADTFPRDHLPPTDQWPHLVLGPPGPHYPDRLNCGAELLDATIDRFGADRPAFRTGEGEIWTYRELRDRVDRIAHVLTGELGVVPGNRVLLRGPTTPWLAACWLAVMKAGAVAVTVLAQQRAHELAVMCSIARISHALCDARVLDDLERAQAPGLRITAYGGDGPGDLLNRIEGAPAGRYPAVATSADDVALIAFTSGTTGRPKGCMHFHRDVLAIADTFAEQILKPTPEDLFAGSPPLGFTFGLGGLVIFPLRAGAASLLLEQAGPRQLLPALAEHRATVLFTAPTAYRTMLDELDGHDLSALRRCVSAGENLPAATWRAWRERTGLPIINGIGATELLHIFIAAADDDIRPGTTGRPVPGWQARVVDGEGRPVPDGEPGLLAVRGPVGCRYLADERQRAYVRDGWNLTGDTYVRESDGWFRYVARADDMIISAGFNIAGPEVEDALLRHPDVTEAAVVGRPDERRGHVVVAYCVLRPGVAREEGTAALLRDFVKARLVPYKCPREIVFLDALPRTPTGKLQRFRLRELE
- a CDS encoding PaaX family transcriptional regulator translates to MAELHTPRSLIVTLYGAYGRETSGSLAVAELIRLLAAVGVDAPSVRSSVSRLKRRGLLEARPTAAGAAGYALSADARQLLDDGDRRIYAHPAPRPQDGWVLAVFSVPESERSKRHVLRSRLAGLGFGTAAPGVWLAPARLHDEARHTLERLQLAPYVELFRGEHLGFAPTAEAVARWWDLPAIAKQHEDFLDRHEPVLRAWESRSSAASTEAEGDAEAGAEGDAEAAYRDYLLALDSWRRLPYADPGLPAELLPQDWPGGRSAEVFGRLHGLLRDAGAAFVRGALPGTSSRPPRTTTT